The Leishmania mexicana MHOM/GT/2001/U1103 complete genome, chromosome 32 genomic interval GTTCCGCTCTGCAGCATCGTCGTCCTAGCGCGGTCGCACAGGCATACAGCGGTGtgacctctctctctccctcatgGCCTTCACCGCTGCTCCCAATCAAATTCCTGCCCTTCCCCTTGCCCACTCGGTCGGCATTCCTTCTTCACCGGTACGTCAGCTAAACGTTTTTTTGTCTGCTCCATCGAGTCTGACTGCGCGTGACGCGATCATCTGCAGCCGAGTACGCTACAGAGTTGACTTACCGTtgtttatatatatatacttgtctctgtctgcctctctccccttgtCCAAAGATGTCCATCATTTACGTGGATGAGCTAGCCATCCGGCTGCCATCGGATGTGCGCAACACCTTCAACCCGTTGTGCGCTttcggcggcagcagcagcaacagtaGCAGCAGTACGCACAACAATAACCGCTGTTCTACGCCTGTGATGGGGCTTCGGGAGGTGCAGTCTGGTCACGTGCTTCTGCCCATTGACGCCGAGGGCTCAATCGTTGTCACCCCTGGACAGCGGTACACCGTGGTTCTTGTTCGTGAGACCCGTGGCGGCCCTGCGGCGTtagcagctgcaccaccagCCAGAGCAGAATCCTCCTCAGCTGCAAGCAATGGTCACCAGAACAGCGCTGACGGTAACACCGACAAAAAGATAAAgtgtgtggcgccgccgAAGCCTCAACAGcatcagcatcagcagcagcagcccattAAGAGGCCCAGTTTGCCCCGTGAAGCCTCTGCGGCAGAACCCATAGCGCAACCAGTCATGCCGCCTGCCCAGAAAGCAAACTTGTCCAAGAAGGAGCGCAAGGCGGCGCGCGAGTCAGCCGCAGAGGAGCAGGTCTACGGGGGTGAGGCCCCGACCGTTTCTACTGTAGCACAAACAGAGCACCCCAGCAAGAAGCGGAAGCGCCCGGAcgacggtgcggcgcagactcagcagcaacagcaccgGCAAAATTCATCTCCCACTTCGAATGCGAGAGTCGAGTCGGCGGACACTGACGATGCGCCATTGATGGAGGCGTACAGGAGCTCCCAGTCGCACACTTCCTCGCGTACCTCCCCGGTGATGGGGCCGTCAACGTCTGCTGAGAGCAGTCGCCACAACAGCAAGCATAACTCGCTCCGCAGCAAGGCAGAGACGATGGtggcaccgcctccgccaatGCGCCGCAGTCTTAGCAGCACCGACGGCtacgacgacgaggaaggcgcaCAGCCGCTGGCGCAGTTGTACCGCGCCCAGTCCGCGGCATCGCAGCCCCCAATTCCTGAGCCGAAGCAtgcaggggaggaggaaacaCGCATAACCGCCACTTCCAAGAAGCGCCGCTCCCCGTCGGAGAAGACGGCGAAGTCAACTTCTGCTAGTACTGCAGCACCGACAACCGCGCCACGAgccccgcccccaccacacccAGCGACATTCACCGTAGCAGAGCCAGCAACTAAGACGCCGCGCCAGAAGAGCGCCAGTCCAGACAGAGTTCCCGTGACGCTGGCGCCGACGTCTCGGACGAGCACCGTCCGTCGCGTTCCGCTGGACACATCAAGCGACTCGGATTAGAGTACTGTCATGAAGGGAAAAGAACGCAAGCGTCGAGCCCTCTCCATGACGGCTCAAGAGGTACACCACGGATCGCCATATGAGGCAcatggcacacgcacaaggcACACGGAAAGCACTGAATGAGCATTTTGTGATGTGATGGTGGCTGATGGTGGCCTGTGCACGTATGACATGTACGTGTCGTTTGTAAACCATGGAATGGGGCCATGCGATTCACTTACGTAAACGACTTGTAAGCGATGCAAAGCGCACAGATATCAATAAGAGTAAAGATGCATGTGTGCCCTgcgagaggaagggagagctACACCGACTCCTTCGTCCTTCAggcacggcagctgcacctgctgctgtcaATAATAATAGTGCAAGAGTGAGCTGAAAAGGCGGCGCTCTcggtctgtgtgtgtgtgtctcgaGGGCGTCGGAATCACCAGCCACCGCCAACGTCactccgtcgccgctgcaacGCAAGTTACCACTCGATGTGGCACATCTTTTCCTTGCATCGCTTGACTCtcaagcaaagaaaaaataTCTTCTACTTCTCTGCCTGTCTCTGTCCCCGCTGTGCGGCTTGCCTGGTCCCCTCCCCGATCCCCCCCCCACTGGGGGAACATGATCGAGAGCAACGACAACGAACAAACATCCATCATCATAGAAATTGTCTTGGTCCCGCGCTCGTCTCCTCACCGCGtccccgccaccacagccatcaccgccacatCAGTCATTACAGCCCGCAAGCTGCTGCAATAGGAAGCAAAGAAGTAGTTGCAGGTAGGGAAAGGAAAACTGAGGGGGGCACAACGTGTAAGCACTCCCGCTCTCCCCTTTCATCCCTCACTCCTCGGCACAACCCGTCACCTGCCTAAGGACAGTTGGCTTCATCCTTAACGATTGCCGAGCCCCTTTCCTCCCTAGCCCACCCAACCTGCCCACTTAcgaccaccacacaccctAACCTTCATCGCTCTACGGATTTTCGATACACACGCAAGCCTTCTCGCACTCACTTCACTCATACAAACCGCTGGAAGGGACGGTGTCACCATTGAAACATCCACAGCATCCTTTTTTGCTTCAGCATCACGGGTTGTTCCCCATCcccatctccctccccttctccctttctcgtGCTTTCGTTGGGTGATTCGgtgcctccctctcgcgaTCTaccacgcgcgtgtgctgtgtttcttttccttttgtttccGTTTTCGGGGGCAGTGTTGTGCTCTGCTTCTATCTCCCTTGGCGGTGTTACGCACACTTACGCGCACGCTGGCAATCCTACGTgacccccaccctccccaccccgccAACACCCAAGGAATCCTCAAGGTTGCCTTCTTTCTTTCCTTCGTTCTTGCCCCCCCCGACTCCCCACTCACCTTTACTTTTTCaatatacacacacgcagaggctCACACTGGCACACTGCACTCCatcgccctccctcttccaTAAACCTGCACACCCCAAACAGACATACGCACACCCACATTTGTAGACTTGTTTGCACCCATCCGCGCTACCTCGGCCTCCCACCAacgaccccccccctccaccaccccttCCATCTATTCCCTTGATCGATTCGACGACCTGTTGGTTCTCTTCTTTGCCTCTTCCCgacaccaacacacgcacacgcacacactttTTTTCCCTCCCACCATCGCAGCCGTGGTGCGAATTGGCCGACTGGCTTGTgttctgtgtgtgggtgtgggtgcacgCATCGTCGACTCTTATCTGTCCTCCCtgcacccccttccccgtcCCCTTCGGGCGTAGCTGAGTTTCGAAGGTCGCAGAATCGGTCACTGCAGCTTAGTGCGCAACACAGAGATGCCGGCCACCAAGTCACtagcggagctgcaggcagAGGTCTGCCGCCTGGATGACCGCTACCTGCTGGAGCGCGTCATCGGCGCCGGGTCCTATGGTGTTGTGATTCGCGCGCGTGACACCAAGAGCGACAACCGCCTCGTCGCCATGAAGCGCGTGAACAAGGAAATCTTTGAGGAGGTTATTCTGGCGAAGCGCATTCTGCGCGAGATCAAGCTGCTGTCGCACTTCAATGACGACAACATCATTGGCCTGCGCAACATCCTCACCCCGGAGGACCCAGAGAACTTTGACCACTTCTACATCGTAATGGATATTATGGAAACCGACCTgaagcaggtgctgcgcagtGGGCAGGAGCTGACGGAGGCGCACATTCAGTTCTTCATCTACCAGGcactgcgtgcgctgcacaTTATTCACAGCGCCGGCGTCATCCACCGCGATATTACGCCGGCGAACATTCTGGTGAACACGAACTGCGACTTGAAGATTTGTGACTTCGGCCTGGCGAAGGAGGAAAACGATCAAGGCGAGTACATGACGGACTACGTGACAATGCGCTGGTACCGTGCGCCGGAGTTGGTGATGGAGGACAAGGATTACTCGGCGCAGATTGATGTGTGGGGCATCGGCTGCATCCTCGGCGAGCTACTCGGCTCTCGGCCGCTCTTCCAGGGGAAAGACCGGGTGAACCAGTTGGACAAGATAGTCGATGTGATCGGTACGCCGTCTGAGGAGGACATCAACTCCGTAGGATCGTCTGCTGCGCAGAAGTACCTCAAGAAGAAGAGTCACCGACCGCAAGCTgactggcggcagcgctacCCAAAGGCGTCTTCGGAGGCGCtcgacctgctgcgccgcatgcTGGTCTTCAACCCGAAGCGGCGAAtcacggtgctgcaggcgatGCGTCACCCGTtcctggtgcagctgcacgacgACGCAGATGATAACATCAGCTACACTCTCTTCCGCTTTGACGAGAACGAGCAAAAGACGATAGTGGATGTGAAGCGCGCCATCTACCAAGAGAGTGTCAAGTTTCACAATGAGCATCCATCCTCGATGCGGGCAACGACCATGTACAGCGCCTTCAACACCCCCAGCGTGGCCGCACCGAGCGTGGCaacagagggcgagggcCGCTCGGCGCAGCAGACGATTGAGAAGAACATCCCAGAGAACGCGGGAGACGGCAATTTTGACCGTGATCAGGTCTGAAACGACTAACGTCCACGTGTAAAGAAGGGAGAGTGACGCGCAACACAAAgaggggcgagagggagCAAGTGGAGACGCACCGGATGTCCAGGAGCAGAGGtgaaggcgccgcagcaagagagagagggggggaatAAAGCAAGCTACCCTATCTTGCATGATAATGCTGTTACTGCTTTTTGGTCTCTCTGGCGTCCTCTTTTGCAGTTTGTCTTTCTCTACCACCCTTTTGCTTGTCCTCAGCTCCACTTCTTGACACGCTCTCACAACATTCGCGACcaggagagaaggagcgaggagaagggaggcaTGGACGGGAGACGCGGAATGCTCTGTAAGATGAGAAAGAAGAGCGTagcgcgcatacacacacacgcacatccacagagagagcgaagacACTCGAAGCCATCACCTGCCTCTGTCATGAGGGCCGctatgcatatatatatatatatgccgTTTGCTTTATGTTTTGATACCGTTCCTGTTTTTATTTGGGAGTGACgtcgtcctccccctcctcccacccacccgctgTCTCTCCTCGTGTCCTCTCGTCCCCCCGCATCATGATGGAGTGACTTTGTATTGTCGTTCCTCTatagtttttttttttttcagaATTATCagttcctcctccgcttctttgctttccaaaaaaaaaatgatgAGAGGTTGTAAAGGCGTCTCACCGTATCTTTCTCTTGTTCTCGACACTGATGGAAGTGtgctctccccccccctctcacccactcacccacacacacacacagcctaTGAGAACGCGGAGCGTAAAGGAAGGTTGTGTGTAGCCGTCGCGTGTTTTATCAGATTTGCCTCTGCCCCTTTGtccgcaccccaccccctcctcttcttctcctaTCTGCCCCCCCctgctcctccctccctccccccatatGGGCATCACTGGCCTTCacctctttcttttcctcacggtctctctcttcggtggtgatggtgtgGTGCCTCCTTCAGATGCGTTACTTTTCAAGTTCGTCTTGTAGGTCACTAGTGAGGCACctttgtatatatatatatatatgtttgCGTGTATgcacatgtgtgtgggtgtttgTAGTGGTGATAGTGTCTGTGCTTGTCCCTTGGAGCGGCTTGTTTGTGTCTCCTCTGAAACGCTGTCTCTTCTCTCGGTTCACTcgctcccctttcctcttgAAATCATAtttttctctctccgcctccctttcatctcccctcctctactcttctctgtgtgtgtgtgtgtgtgtgtatgcgtgtcgTTTTCTCGCCGGTATTGTGTTGGCGCAACCTTCACTGTGGTGATGTAATCTTTTCGTTCcacaccgcctctctctATGTGATCGAGCACTGCCTCAACAAGTTCTGTCTCCTCCTATGCATTAGTatagatgtgtgtgtgtgtgtgtgttccaTTATCTGAAGGGAAGCGAAACCCGACGCTGTGAGGAAGATGCAACCGTGCTCGGCATTGGATGCTTGAACTGATCATGCTTTCCCAATGCGATCACCCTTGAAGAAACAGATGAAGGGGacaaacagaagaaaaaatggaaaaaaaacaaggacACGTGATGAGCATGAGGCGTAAAAGTGTcccaccctccccacaccccacctccccaaaaaaaaggctCATCACGTTGCTGCTGTTTTGTTTCACGTTTCCTcgtgcttcttttttttgcgttcCTGGCTGCCGCGTTGGGCTTGATCGTCTATTTGCTCTCCTCTTTCTTCCTTGTTTGTCGTGCGGCTCACACTCGCTCTttctgtgttgttgttgctcaTGTGCATCCGTATGCGCCagtttctgtgtgtgtgtgtgtacgtctgtgtgtctgtgtcgatgtgtttgtgtgcgtaGATAGAGGGAGGCAcggaagagggaggaaggtTTCTCTGGGCCGTTTGTGCTGCTGTACTGTGTCTGTGCATCTCGTCATCTGCTTCGCAAGAGTATCCCTTGTCTCTTTTCGTCTTTATTattcttctcccctcccctctacACCCTCACGCCTTTTCTTCCCTTCTTATGTTTGACGGCTCACTGCTCATGCATTGCTCACTTCAGACGTATGTGCTCTTGAGGTGAGCTGCGGGGATAAGTCGGATCGTGCGATGTTATCGTTCTCTAATTTTTTTTGGCCGCTTTAGAGGGACCTTACTCCCCCTAAGACATATAAACATAAAGCGATAGACATGATGGGagatgtttttttttcttttgttgccgcacaccctcccttctcctcctctttttgtTGTTACCCTTTTTCGCTATTCCAGGGGCGATTCCTCTAGCTTCCTTGTGGTATTCTTGTCCTCGCTCGACGTGTCGCCTTCTTTtccgtgtgtggggggggaggtggaaggggggagggcctTGTGCCCGTGTGTTGCCGGTGTGGCCTTTCTTTCTCTGGTTGCCCATCTTACCGTTCCTCtgtctttttctttttgttgcTTTCTGCATTCGCCTAagtggtgtgtggtggcgctgTTTCTTCAGGGCAGCATTTTCCTCTAGCACggtccccccctccctctctctcacacgccTGCAatctccctcccgctcccgTACGGCATAgacgcaccccacccccatgcAGAAgcctcatttttttttccttcttaCCCTCCGTAGAAACAGATCAGAGGAAAGGCAATGGGAGAGCACAGGGGACGGGAagggtagtggtggtgggaagTGTTCGTACGCGAGAATGGGGGAGGCCGTGAAACGCAGCCGCAACCGTGGCCTGCGTATTTTATTATTGCTTCTTTTTTGCTTGTTGTTTCcatctgcctctctctcttatcGGCGACAGTCGGCACATTCGTGAAGTTGTGTCTTCAATTGGAAAAACTGGGTTCATCTGACGCTGCACGCGTCAGAGTTTGATTAGTTGTTATACGTGCTCTGATGACGGGGGAGCGCCTCAGCGGGGTCTTGGGGTTCAAGACTCGCTGTGTTTTGGGAGAAGCCAGGcaacccctctctcctctgccaatgccgagccacttctggTCGTGGCAAGGCCAAGCGCTTACGATatggggaggtcagagcgatgtacTGCtactgatgtcggcggtgtgGTTCTGGATAGCGttgcgtcggggcgacctGCAACAGCGAACACGCTTGTACCACCCCATGTGGGCAGCGTACCAGCGCGGCGCGAGCCTATctcacccggccctcgcactgcccactGGGGCGGAAAGCCGGggccaccccgagggggatGCGCCAGGTGGCGACCAGCATGATGGGCGGGGCGGTTGTGGGGCGACCCATGAGGCGGGGAATGGGCAGAGTATGAGGCCGAGGCCGTGCTTTTATAACTGAGCCTTCATTGCTGTAACGCGTGTCGACGGCTGCTCCGCATCAGGCGATGGGCCATGTGGGGCAGGCCGAGGTCTGGAGTGGCGTGTAAGTTATTTCTGTGTGGCAGGGCGAACACGATTTGAGGAAAAGTTgttgtgcctgtgcgcgatTGGCGgttccctctcctctttaTTCCGGCTCTCGCTGTACAAACGGAAGaccaaacgaaaaaaaaagagtcAGCAGGGCCAACTGTACGCGTGAAGGAGAGGTATGACAACCAACTTGGTGGCCCCAACTTCCACTGCAGTAGTGACGGCAGCCAACGTGGTTTTGCTCCAACGATGTGTGctcgtgctctctctctctcgccgccctTTCTGGGCTTGGATCGCAAGCCTAGAATGAAGTCTGCTCAATGATATGGGCTGCACACACACTGATGAGGTGGAGCTTGTGCGTATGCcagtttgtgtgtgtgtgtgtgtctgcacctCGAGGGCGAATGGGCTCGCGCATCCCCAAACCATTGTTTACCCAGGCACACAACCCTACTGCATCCACCTTGGCCtctacctcctcctctccctgtagtctctctcttttccttcgcGGTGTCTCGCATATTTTGTTTTCGCTTCCCGTGTGTTGGTGTTTGAATCctgcgtgtgtatgtatgctTGTGCGCTTTCCTGTTCCCCGCTGTCGCTACGCGTGACCCCCACGCTTCCTGAATGGATCACGTTAGCTTCCGTGAATTCCCAGTCGTAGTCTGCACAATCTTCTGATTATCCTGGGtggtcgtgtgtgtgtgtgtttggcgctccctcccttccttccctctcctcccagGCTGCCGGTGACGATAGGGGGCGCGCGTCGTGAATCCTGGTGCACAAGTTTCAAGCTGCACCCTTTCTTATTCTGAAGCGCTTGACTCATCTTGGTTAGCGTACACCTTGCGGCATAGTTGCCGAAGCGGCTTCTGTGCATCGCAGGTACTTCCCTCTTCATACTTTTACAGCCCACACGACTGACACTGACAGGTCCTTCTCTGATTCTTTTTCGAATTTCGCAGAGCGCTGCAGTGTctgtcctcccctccccctctccccccgcatcgtacgcagcagcagtagcagtgGCCATCATGTGGACCGTGTCCCGACCCTGCTTaggggcggcggtgcgcacgtCTGTGCTCTGCCAGAAGAAACAGACAGCCGCGGGGTACATGGCGAGTGCCGGTAAGGTGGGCAACGAGGAAAAATGGGCGCAGGCCGCTATGGAGTACATTCACGAGAAGAGCCACGTGAATGATGCGCGGAAGCGACAGCAGGACGTCGACCAGGAGCGCAGCATCGCCAACGCCTATGACCGTTACTCCGCTGTATCGGAGGCAAAATTCGACGAGCGCCTTTCGCGCCTCATCGCGCGCATGTCCGAAGCGCTCGAGGAGATGCGAAAATTAGgcctggaggaggcgctggaggaggcggtgctgctcaaTTCGGAGCAGCCGCCAGGCCACTACCGCCGCCCgtccctcacccctcccttGGTGGGGTACGAGCCAGGTTTCGGTCTTGATGTGCCTCAGCTGCGCAGTCAGCAGGCCGAGTACCCGCCACTGCGCCGCCCAACGGATTGGCTGGAGTTTGGCGAGGGCGGTGCAGATGACTTCCCGTACGTTGACACACACAAAATCGAGGATTTGACGGCAAAGCACGAGGcacagctggaggagcagcacggCGTGTTGCGGGAGGCTGCGCCACTCACGggtgtggagggagagggatgggAGGCTTACGTCGCGCTACACCGCAAGGCACTTGCCCGTCAGCATCTCATCATGGACCTACATAACGACCCTGAGCTGCGCGACAAGTACAATGCTGACGAGGCTTTCCGTGCTGCGGAGTGGGAACGGCGAGGCATGGGCGCCCTGAGCATTGAGGCGCCACTGGAGCGCGACCTGGAGCTGCACTACGCTCAGGTACCGGCCTACGAGGCGTTCCGCTCGCATTGATCAACCGCCACAAACACTGCCCAAGCACGCGGTGGTGCGAACGGATCGGTTTGCTGTTTGGTGTCTTTCTTGCCCTTTCTATCGCCATTGgcaaggagaagcggctgctCGTCAAGCACCTGGCGAAGCCGTGCCCTTTGCTTCTCTGGCTCCATGCCCCTGTGGCGCACGGGCGTGTTGCTCACCCTTGCGTTTTTGGTCTGAAGATGGACGTGTGTggaaaggggggagaaaCCTTGGCCTTCTCCCAACTTTGACCTTTACATATCCTttgtgtatgtatgtgcatgtgtgggtgggtactgcgggtgtgggtgtgccgGCGTTTTCCACAAGGAAATGTTCACATGTCTGGTAGACAAGTCTCTTGAAGATGCGAAGCGTGCAGTTGCCGCGCTTTGTTTTTGCTTTCGCGCCACCTCTGCGTGCCACGGGGACTTACTCagcgcaaagaaaaaagtTCACGTCGTGCGCACGTCTGCCTCGGCACATGCGTGGGTGTGAGGTGGCAAGTGGAAGAGGAGACAAGCTTGGCACGGCACGGTGGTCAACCTGCAGCGCAACGCGCCTCTCCCCGTGTGGCCTCGCCCGCTCTAtctgtgtttctctctctccatgtGTTCCCTCTCTGCTCTTCACTacacccccttctcctcctcatgACTGCGCATGCGGCCGCTCTCATTCGGTGCactgtgtggtggtgggggggcCAACTCCCTCTATTTCTTTTCTGGTTGCCTTCATGACCGTATCGGTGCGTCAAGTCTTCCACGCCTGCGTTGTGCCTCCGACTGTCGCAGAGCTGCTCACATACGGGAGCAACACCGAATAAACCACCTCctcacacgcaagcacacaagAGAGCGATACATATAAATATAGGAGTAAGCGAGGCCCTACTGCAGAAACAGGACTCCCTCCCCGCACCGCTGGAAGACAGACGGAGAGAAGGCTAAGGTggcaagtgtgtgtgtgtgtgtgaaacAGGCACGAGGTAGTGAAAGCACGTTGGCCACCTTACCCCCTTCCCgccctctttttctctgtcACTGTCCAGCTCTTGCATACGGGGAGCGCTCCCCCAAGGCCCGTGGCTCGGTGGCTGTTTCGAGGCACCGTTGACGCCCCTCACTCTTCCTCCTTTACTCCCTTTGACAACCCCCTCCAGCCTCAACGCACGCCATTGTCGTGTTttggtgttgttgttggtCCTTCTTCATGGCGGGCGTGACTGTGTGCGTACCCTTGCCTGTCTCTTAGCCTTCACACCCTATCAAACCGACTCCATCATACATGCCCAACGGGGGATAGAGCTGTAGAGAGTCATTATAGCAACGCACGCTTGTAAAACATAGAAGAAAATCaacgtg includes:
- a CDS encoding putative map kinase, translating into MPATKSLAELQAEVCRLDDRYLLERVIGAGSYGVVIRARDTKSDNRLVAMKRVNKEIFEEVILAKRILREIKLLSHFNDDNIIGLRNILTPEDPENFDHFYIVMDIMETDLKQVLRSGQELTEAHIQFFIYQALRALHIIHSAGVIHRDITPANILVNTNCDLKICDFGLAKEENDQGEYMTDYVTMRWYRAPELVMEDKDYSAQIDVWGIGCILGELLGSRPLFQGKDRVNQLDKIVDVIGTPSEEDINSVGSSAAQKYLKKKSHRPQADWRQRYPKASSEALDLLRRMLVFNPKRRITVLQAMRHPFLVQLHDDADDNISYTLFRFDENEQKTIVDVKRAIYQESVKFHNEHPSSMRATTMYSAFNTPSVAAPSVATEGEGRSAQQTIEKNIPENAGDGNFDRDQV